TAAAACCTGGAATACCTTAATCCTCTCCTGGGTTAGACGGTTATTTTTATAACaactttttttattaaaatttttcTTATGCTCAAAACCATAAATTTATaaggttttttttatttcttttataattaattaatttagcTCGTATACAGGTCTCTTGACAAATAACATAATACATTAACCTAATGTGGAAAACAAACACCATTTAAAATAACCATTGCCATGATAGTTTTGGATAAACCAAGAAATACCGTAACCTGGACAACACTTTCCATATCCAAGATGCCAAACAGACCCTTCGATTTCTGCCATCTTGAATGAGAAAACCCATCTCAgattttttttccatcttctcCAACTATCTTCTCAATCTCTTCCAACAGTCTCTTGATTTAAccagccatcgaacccatcttcttcacgATATCAGATCCAATTCACGGTGCAATCATCACTTTCCTCCTCTTTGAATTTCAGACAAGCCGCAACAGAAAATGAAACTGATATCTTCTCGACCTTATTCGATTAGGGTATATTGGATGGATAAAGACACCCACTACTCGTCCACCCCACCAGGGTTAGAAGGTGGATGCCCTGATCCAACAGTGCTGGTGCTCCAACAATTCCTGGTTTAAGCAAAATTGAGACGTATGTCCTGCTAGCTTCAACCCCATTAACACCCATAGTCTCCGAACAATGAATTGAGCCTATATTTCTCTTATTTCACTTCATATGACTCCAAatcacctaataaactcaaactcacacgtaagatacataattcacaagaaaactcgcaaagaaagcataaacaacagataaatatcaaggtgttttagacacctatcacgtttatggagataacacttctgtccatggagtcagattgctacaaacatggACTTATAAGTTataaggtcttagtgtgtttgcctgctctgataccaattaaaaactcggggggtataacaaccacacccaatatttcgttcgaaaatttgtatggactaaactccaatataattccaagagcaccaacttaaaagtgagactcaatcaagaaagatatcaaagagctttatatttttctcaatccaatcagtaaatcaactaaaTAAAAATCCGTgggactgattgatatgagaataactcggatggtaccatagaccaatgaccgagtgtcaatcaagttttatccaacaaacaaggtcggatttataaactgattgaactacgcacaacctgtgatatttcaattatataaacaaatataatgcagaaaagaaataacacagacaccagaaattttgttaacgaggaaaccgaaaatgcagaaaaaccccaggacctaatccaaatttgaacaccacactgtattaagccgctacaaactctagcctactacaagttaacttcggactggaatgtaattgagccataaccaagtatcacaccgattaaggtacaatcgcgttccttacgcctcttgaatctgagcacgtgattcccttagctgatctcacccacaactaagagtttctacaacccaaagttgaagatttataaacaaacctgtctcccacaaatatgtctattctggttttgtttccgtctttagataaatcaaggtgaacaggaaactcaactaataatccggtcttatactcctgaagagcagcctataaatattagtcacctcataataacttaactgaTTAAGAGAAGAAGCTATTGCGTAATCACAAGAGTCTTagatgaagaactgttgtgattactttttgtatcttACCAATCGGAGATGATTCTCGAgtaaattttagagaagataaaactcaatacgatagaataagtaagatcagaatacacaactacagataaATAAGTTGGATacggattcacgaatcccaaatgaagtcttcaagtcgttaacctaataatggttttggaaaacctaggttaaacgaaaatcgactctagtttgcaactaggacacacgagcgtATCAGGATTAGGTTTCTCggatactagagttctcccttatatagtctttctaaTCAGGGTTGCTTGCAATCAAAGTTAAGAAAGCTTATTAACAAAGCAATTgacgatattcaccgttagatgaactcctgatttacgattcaagctaagtctgcttaaaaattaagcaatcaatctccactgttagatggtattagcttgatatacgcaaatgaaatatacttatatttagatatggatgaagtgtacccaaatgtgtatatcttgttgactcaataatagttaaccgaagttagccatatgaactctgaaaaagcgggggtctaacaaccacacccaatatttcgctcagcaatttgtatggactaactccaatataattctgagagcaccaactaacaAAGCGAGcttaatcaagaaatatatcaaagagttcgtatctgtgtttcttaatgtaatctgCAAATCAAATAAATAGAAATCCGTGatcctgattaatataagaaacaacttggacggtatcaaaaaccaatatccaagtgtcaatcaatttaatcaacaaccaaaggttggattcacaattgattgaacttacgcacaacctgtgatatttcaattatataaacaaatataatgcggaaaagaaataacacagacaccagaaattttgttaacgacgaaaccgcaaatgcagaaaaaccccgggacgtagtccagatttgaacaccacattgtattaagccactacagacactagcctactaccaagataacttcggcatggaatgtagttgatccctaatcaatctcacactgatcaaggtacagttgcgttccttacgcctcttgaaccacaccggattccgcgcacttgattccattagttgatctcacccacaactaagagttgctacgaccaagagtcaaagacttgataaacaaatctgtctcacacagaaaattctattgaatagataaatctgtctcccacagatatacctatgagttttgttccgtcctttgataaatcaaggtgaacaggaaccaattaataatccagacttatgctccctaagaacaacctagtattatcaatcacctcacaataatcttaatcgattaacaaaacaagatattgtggaatcacaaacgatgagacgaagatgtttgtgactacttttcaatcttgcctaccggagaataattctcgagcaaatcttaaagaagatattactcaacacgataggaaacagcaagatcataacatgcaactacataaaaatagttgggtctggcttcacaatcccagtgaagtcttcaagtccttaacctacaaggtttcgtgaaaaacctaaggttaaaggagaatcgactctagtcgtaaccagtatcacacaggaggtgtggggattaggtttcccagtttcaagagttctcctttatatagtcttcaaatcattgttttcgatcaatgttaccttggtaacaaagcattcaatattcaccgttagatgaaaacctgattagattcaagctaatatctttcaaccattagatcgaacttagcttgttatacacaaatgcaatgtaccatcatttagataaaggtaacgtacctaaacgtgtacacttagttggttcaacgatagttaaccaatggttagccatatgagcacattcatatcaaccttattcatctttatcataactagttagagagttgttcaattgtttatattctcatagaagtatacaagacacaattgaagcaaaatcaattttgattcactcgaatcatttcatgaacattatagccacggtttgcaaaagattgcattccttattatataaatgtattagttcatgaaccaaccgattttagaagatTACCtaattaagtatgcaaacgggtacgcatacctaagtagccggactgagtttggttatgccagtatgcgtacgggtacgcatactattttactcttccaaactccagcagaaattcacgggacttgaacttccgccagtacgcgtacgggtacgcaaacttagttcccggactttcaacaaccaaccagtatgcgtacgggtgcataccatggttcccggttttggactttacacaaatgtgaatacacactatgtttatatccaataattgttacatgttctaaaccctcatttcaatcattgaaacattcttggaagacgacaatagctgtctcacacaaactattagcttcaaagaaattttcaagtgatcgaatgatcaatacgaaacatttcgagtctacatcaaatgactatctcacacaaatcatgtaagatgttacaaggtgattttcacatgatcatcttttgactttcgtcaagaataaaagatgaactcggttaaagcgaaagcttaccaatacatatcactagtggaaaatggttTTTTTGAGTCTGTTTAGGTTGTATAAAAAAGACTTCCAAATGTTTTCTAATGGAATCGGCTTCCGTTGGTAGACGTTTAACACGTAAAACTAAATCGAACACTCCTAGAAGTCGTAATactaaagggtattttagtaataaaaaaatatatgccTTTACATCGTCCCAGGTATCTCTCTTCGTTCATGTTCTATCTTCGCCTCTCCATCCAAACAGTTTTCTGTCTCTCTCTAACTCAGTCTCTTCTTTCATTAAATTCATGCTATGAAATCATGAATCCAACTTCTCAGCAAGATGAATCGTGAGCCTAGATCGAAAGCAACCCAAACAACCCAACCTTTCAGCAGAAATCAATAACCCTAACCCATGTATCAGTAGAAATCCAAAGCAAACATTGTAACCCAAGATCTATTTGATTTTCTCCCGAAATCATCAAGGTAATATCAATCTTGTTGTTGTTTCATATTTGATAGACTTTATTATTaacgattttaatttttttattcttctctCATTTTTGCAGTAAGGTATTCACTTTGTTCTACTTTTCcctacaagataactcctctgtTAGGTTGAAGATCTCTTCTCCTAGAGTAAGAAACAAACCCCTAAATCTGATTCTGAACATAACTACTCCATAATTCAATTTTTAACCATAACTGatggttttttttgtttggtttttgaGTCTATTAGGTTGAAGAAATCATCTGAAAATTTGCAAGAAGGATTTAACCCCATCATAGATTGgtattctcatggtattgctcAAGTAAACAGtgttttcttagatttttttgtgtttttctcgATTGATTTGTCTGTATTGGTctaatttggttttggtttgatatTTAGAAGTTCACAAGGGTTTATACAGACTATTGATTGAATATTTATTGTGGTTTTTAAGTTTATATGAAGTTTTAGAATCtggtttttatgtttttgtttgattggatacagaaaaattgaaatttttagattttggCTCGTGTGTATTACTGCTTTGGGGTTCAAATGTTGATTGAATTGCTTCTGTCATTGCTGAAGCTTAATTTGTTTTGTCAAATGTGTTTGATGAAGAATTTTATATTGTTATGTATTCAGGGTTTGTATTGGGATAAATTTTTCACTAGTGGCACTGGCAACTTTTCGTCATGTAAGGCTCTTCATTGGTAACTCATTATGCCCATGTTAATTCAAGCTTTCATGTTTCGTTCAAGCTTACATGTGTAATGTCATAATTTGGGATACGCAAACATGTCCTTGTATTTTTGCAGCTTTGTGTGCATCCTCCAGGAAAAGTTAGACAAGGACTTGTATCTGCTATTGGTGGACTATTATTAAAGTGTAGTTTCACTCCGAAGACGAGCTGGTTCATGCTTTTGGTAAGCTAAAATTGTCTACGAAATGTATATCTTAACTTTTGGGATAAAATATTTATGACATGAATGGTTTTACATACTCAATCTCACTAACCGGTCCCAAATTGAAAAGGTTTTCGACTCTAGAACTATCCTTTTGAGACTAATGCTTCTCATGTTAAATTTATTGCAGGAATGCTAATTTGTTCTGGTTTATGCTTATTCTGATGAAGTGTCTGTTGTAGCAGCACACAATTTTTATTTGTTCTGGTTTATGCTTATTTTGATTAGTTTGGTCATTTATTTCAGTGGTTGTCTCAGATCTAAGTAAGAGTTTGTGACAGGATGGTTGAAAAACTTTCAAAAGTGGTGCTTGGAAACGAAGAACCTGTTGTGTTGTCCAATGCTCAATGATTACTTGCAGTTATGTACTATGCAGACCTTCAACTTCTAGTGGACCATGTTCTTCGATCTCCTGTAAGTGGCCCCAAATTCCACTTATTTCCCAGTTTTCATCGTGTGATCTGTTTTGACTGTCCTCTTAATTAATACACGGAAAACGCACAACTTCAACCTTACTAATTCTTTTCTTCTCAATAATTTTTTGGTGATATTTCATTCAAGTTGTAACTGTCATTGAGATATTTAGATATTTCAGTTGTTCAAATGATAAGAGGTTTAGCAGAGTTTCTCATGATTATCCTCAAAGACAAGGAATTTTTTTGTGGTTTTGGTATACCTATACATGATGTTTCTAGTCCTTAACCAAGCAATTTCCGCAGCTTGTATTTTCAATGAAATCATATACTTTAGTAGTTACCAGTTAAAACAATTAGTCATACTTGTGTACTCGTAGTATGGCTTACATGATACATGAGCCCATAGTTTGGTTTTTAGTTGAGTAGCTTTCTGAAACTCAAGATTATCATGATTCAGTGTGGCTCTTAAGTGTTAGCAGTTGCATTTACTAATGTTTGCTCTATTTGATACACTGTAGGTTCTAGCGAAATCATACAGTTTGGGTGTGAATCCGACTATGAAATGAGATGCATTAACGAGATGCGCttgggtatttttttttattcttgtcCCAACAGTTTGAAACCTGGAATTTTGTTCGTTGGTATACATCCATCCGAGGTACAACTATACGCTTCCCTAGTGTCATGGTCTTACTATTGCAATAGTAACTCTGATTTTGGACCTTAACTAATGTCTTGTACGTGCGTCTGTAATTTTTTCTCAGTTTGTTCTCCTACTTGTCTTCCATAGTTATGTTACACCTTTTTCTCCTAGTATTTGACTCTCATAAATTGTCTTATTTTCTTCGCAGGATGGCTCTCTTGCTCGTTGCACTCTCAATCACCACATACTTCTGAAATGTAAAGGCTCTTGTCAGTCATCATTTcgaattttaattttttattttgtttgttgttgTGACATGTGGCACCTACCCAAATTGTTTGGGAATAAAGGATTGGTTATTTTTATCTGGAAAAGCTTGATGCTTGATGAGATAATAAACTATTTGGAGTCACTACAATAGTTGTAGCAGACGAGATAACCACTATTTTGCAGTCATTACAATAGTCGCTACAAATCCTGGTTACATCTTAGTTCACATCTAGTTGTCTATTTGCATATAGGTGTCTCTTCGGTAATCTTCACTGGATTTATGACTTTTGCTTTGTGCTTTCAGGGATCTTAAAATGCAATAGCAAGCTCTTTGACCTATCAGTTTCTGACTTAAAACCAAGTGCAGCTACTTCCTATTTCAAGTGTTGCAGATTCCTCTTCTTCAAAGACACCACCTGACAAGGACCGGGACTATGGAGAAGCATTCTGGTTATGCAAAACTTCACTCATGTTTCCTTTGTAATTTTGTACAATGATTTGCTTTTTAGATTTCTGGATGTTTCGTAAATTATTTCAGATTTGGAACAAATTGTAGTTTGTCATTGTAAAGTGAAATCCACGTGTTTAGTGAATTTTTTGCGGATTTAAAACTTGAGTAATTGTAGTTTGTCGGGGTTGTACAATGAATTTAGTGAATATAAGTTTAACTCAATTTCAGTTTCTTGCTTCGTTACAATCATATTTTATTTCAGTTATAGATTCAGTTGAGgcattttttttgtattataaaTTAAGGAAACGGTTGCCCCCACCAGCTGCAATTAATGGGATGTTCAAGGAAGTTGTAATTTGAAAAAATCAAAGAATCTATAAAGCAAACGTTTTAAGAAATACTTAGGGCTCCCAGAAGCAGTCTTTTTTAGAGGTTTTAAGTGTCTTTCTGACATACTATTTTTttgcattttccactagtgttttgagaaatagataagcgagataagctcggctcaaaataccaaatgtgtatagttcaagtctatataacaatacgacttttgtctcaaataggagatagaatagatagaattttgagtgatagatgagttcagctacacttactatcctaatccgagacgtagctataagtagacttgaaatcaatacttatagttttggcaactaaacttgacaaacaagcttgagatagcaacg
This DNA window, taken from Papaver somniferum cultivar HN1 chromosome 3, ASM357369v1, whole genome shotgun sequence, encodes the following:
- the LOC113361989 gene encoding uncharacterized protein LOC113361989, giving the protein MITCSYVLCRPSTSSGPCSSISCSSEIIQFGCESDYEMRCINEMRLGIFFYSCPNSLKPGILFVGIHPSEDGSLARCTLNHHILLKWILKCNSKLFDLSVSDLKPSAATSYFKCCRFLFFKDTT